A stretch of DNA from Lotus japonicus ecotype B-129 chromosome 4, LjGifu_v1.2:
GTTTTCGGTTTCTCTAGAGTGTGTGGTTCTTAATGGTTGAGTTTGTAatagtaatttatttatcatttgcCAGAATCAAGAATGGGtgacaagaagaagaaggctcaGATGTTTGTAAAACTAGTATCTGCTGCTGGGACTGGATTCTTCTATGTTAAGAGGAAACCAAGACAGTTTACCGAAAAGCTCGAGTTTCGAAAATTTGATCCTAGGGTTAATAAGCATGTTCTGTTTACGGAGGCTAAGATGAAGTAATAGGCATATTCATGGCCTCCTTCCAATTATAACTGGTACTATCCTGTAATGCTTTTTGAGATAACTATCAGTTGGTATTAGACTTTGAATCATGCCAATCTTACTCTTTGCTTTTGTTATATTCTTATGTTTGTGCTTTTGGTTGATTAATTATTATCCAGTAGCTTCAAATCATAGcattttagaaaattaatatatatctatctTAAATAACATTATCTAACTACAGATGATAGTGATACATCTGAAACTCAATTTAACCATCCATCATTAACCCTGGAAAAAGTAGCTTGAAATGTCACTTTAGATTGAGGATTACTTGTCTATTTGTCCATTAAGGTTAGGAGTTGTAAAGAAGGCTTTGCCCGAAGAAATGATTGAAGACTTTTAGCTTGCTAACTTTTATTCTAACCAAGTAATTTTAGTAAAGATTTTACACAGAAAAGACCATCTGAGAAGAGTTATTTGGGGTCTATCAGATTCAGCCAAGTCACTTTCAAATTTTGACTTAGCAGGGTACAGTTTGATGCCCATAACTAAAGCTTGTTGCACATTCGCTCTCTTTTGTGGAGCAAATCTTTGGTATTTCTGCAGTACTGAAGACTCGTACTCTCTAACACATtcagttattttttttaaatgtttgaAACAGCAAAAATTAATCATAAGAGGACAGTTGTCATTATACTAATAGAAGTAGTACTACTATGGAGTTGTGTAGATTGTCCTCTTTTTTGGTTGCTGTCACTGAATTCTGAAGCACCTGGATCATTTCAGATGACAGCTGAAGATCTAACTAATCAAATTTACCAAACATGAAGGGTAGTACTAATTGACCATCCCTCATCCCTCATTGCACTTAGCATAGCTCCAGCTTCAGTGATGCAACCATTTCTCCCACTATGAATTTGCATTGACATGTGAATGGCTGTGATTACAATATTTGTGTCAGGTCAGGTAGAAGATGAATTGTTAATGTCTATGCTATGTTATAAAGCTCAAACTGAACTGTTTTGTTAGACTTGTGAACCTGCTTGGTAACTGATTTGAGCAACATTATGGATCTGCTATGTTTCAAAACTGGCATGAACTGATTCAATTTGGCCAGTTTTGGCGAAAAAAGAAATGTTTTTGCTTGATTCTTATTGGATGGATGAGTTAGATATTTTTAAACCCTATGATGAAATGATGTCGCTCTGGTGCTGctatgtaaattttttttgatgaatCAATGTAATGACTTTGAGCGaatttatttgtttgttttcctttttaaaaATCGTTCTTATTTTACAACATTATACATTATAAAAAAgctttatgaaataaaattgattataCTGAAATTTGTAAACTGTTAgaaataaaattgattataCTGAAATTTGTGAACTGTTAGAAACAAGAACTATTCATCATGAAATATGCATCAATCGAAGGTAAAGTTCCATTGCATTCTATGATTTGAAGTAAattatattttctcattttcatgacATGTAAAACAGATTGATCTCCCTCCCTGACTGACTTGGTATGGGACTCTGTTTTCTTCAAGAGTCTTGTATTACAATTGAATCAGTCACCCTTTTGAACAtctatcaaaataaaaaaactctaaATAATTATCTTGATCACATTAGAGCTGCATTTAGGAGTTCATTCCAAGTATCAGGTAATCCTGGTAAGCACCAATGGCTGCAGTCATTGCCCCCTTGATTCCCGCCATAGGCAGAAGGATGTGCATCTTTTCGAAGTTGCGAGAGGAGTGTTATGTCAAGCAGATAAACTGGTTTCTTCATGTTCTTCAACACTTTGTTCACTATTGTAGTTGGAGGAGGTAGACCTGCTGGATATGATGACCCAGATAACGGTTCAATTTGTCCGCTACAACTCTTCTTAGGTTGATTCCACTCTTGGCCTCTGAAATTAATCAAGGTGAAGGGGCATCACAAAATATCTAATGTGTTAGTTTCTATAATCTCATAACACAAACTACTAGGAAGAGAATTTTGCACTTCATAgttcttaaaattaaaaatagatgaGCATATAGAGTTACTTACTGATAATGAGTGGGAGAAATCCCTTGAAAGAAGACTTTAGTTTTGGTAGGGTCAACATTGAGATCAACCCATCTAGCCCAAGTGGTTAACCCTTGATAAAATGCTTCCAAACGGTCCATGTCTTTAACTAGATTGGAACCATTCCTTATATAATCCCATCTGAACATGGCAAATGTCAACAAGTTTGAGTGTTAAACATAAAAGGAAATTGAATCAATGAGGTCATGTGATACACATTACACAGACTAAACCAAGCAAAACACTTATTTTACCTTATCATGTAGAGATGCATTCAGTTCTGAAGTTATATTTAGTTGTGTTTTCATTTACATTTAATATGTAAAtaagatgatttaaattcaagaACTCTTTATGTGGCATCACAGTTTTCAATGTGTCTAAAACTTAATCATTCTGACCGCAAAGTGACCTAGTCAAGCACTGCAATTGAAAATGATAATTGAATTTACGGTTTTTCACGAACATATAATTATCAAATGGGTTAGTGGCGATCAAGATCCGCTACTCTTTTTGTGGCATCGCAGTTTTGAAGGTGTCTAAAACTTCATCATTGTAACCGCAATTGTAACATAATCAACCACATTTATTCATAATCGAAAATGATAACTGAATATACGGTTTCTTGCGGGAATAAAATTGACATATGGGTTAGTGATGGTTTTTGACCGACACACATACATTTGTTTGGTAAAAAATCGCCGCTAACCTATATATTAATTGTATGTCGACCCAAAATCTTATGTTCACATATAACGACTCATCTACAACTCTTTGTCCCATTAAGAGTTGTGATATGACCCGATTGTGAGAGTAATTTAAAATCTTGATTAATGTAGGGAAGCTGTAGGGTTGACATGTTTTGAAGTGAttcactagttttttttttttaataggcaaatgttagttgttagaaatgttagtaaaatAATCTCTTATTCGGGTTTGAACTCGGGACCCTTCACCCCACCAACCCTTATGTccatagctcttaccacttgagctatcattcggggacgaAGTGATTGACTAGTGATATACCATGATTTTAATCTACACCCGATAGTAATGGATGGCTTGTTCACCCTGTAATATTCTGCATTTATTGTGCAAGAAGGCATACATACATACCCTTGAGAATCTCCTGTGTGGGTCCACCAATGCCAGGAGTTGAAGATCAACATGTCCAGATCAGTCCAAGCATTAGCCTGTTGTATGGAGTCTAGTGCAAGTACTGCACCAACATCTTCTCGAACTATGTCCACCAAATATGGTGTGCGATATAGCTGTATGCTTACTCCATAGTCCTGCATGCGCAACCCCACCAATTATCATTCATTAGTAAACCACATTGCCATTTTGGGAGGTTGAGATTAAACTTAAATAAAAGTATTACAAAGTGGATTATAGAAAATGATAAACATGCTGAATTTAGTTGAATTTTGTGGAACAGTCCGTGAGTGAGCTCATGGAAATGGAATATTGGAAAACCAGCTGTTCCACTTGTCCCTTATGATGAATCTCGTGAACATTTCTCAGTCACAGAATTGTGCTACTTAATTTCTGCTCAAACTAGGGAGGAAAGTGGGTAACACTACACTTGAGAGCTCCATTTATTAGAAAATCATTGGTTGAGTACATGTATATGTACAAGAGGCTATATATGAATTTAATAAATTCTCAATCATTCTCAATCGTTGGTTTTCGTAATCAATAgttgagaatttttttaaaacacaGTATCTTCACAGCCGACAATTAAACATGAGACTAATGTCCTTGAAGTTATGAGATTGAATTACTCACATTTTACAATAAACTCTTCTCCTACCGCTCAGAGATTGAACTGTTAATTAGATGCTAGAAgttcaatattttgattttcttaTCAATGATTATAAAGACTCAATTTCTTGaaatttttttgatacatcaaaaagttaaattgcacccgtcaggaatcgatctctggacctcccctacccaatTCATATGCCCTAGCTCCTACCATTTGAGCTATCATATGGGGACACCAATTCCTTGAATCTAAACTTGATATTCACATTTTACTTAAATGAACTaatttttaacttattttaaaaaatatactgAAATAAAAGTTATTTTTGTACTAAATCATTAAATCTAACTATAAGAAATTAACGAatcaaattagaaatataacatTAACTACAAAAGTAATGCAGTTATTGtgaataaaatcattttttttttgtaattgagTAAAACCATATTTATTCTGATTTATCTTTGTGAATTCCTATTAAATTTCATTCCATCAAAATTGCCTATATAGGGGTACAAGCCAATTAAACAAGTTGAGATCATCTCCCCTAAATGCTCATAAATCACTTTCCCTTGATTGCATTCTCTAATTACATGGACCAAATTAATGCAATTTAATTTATTGAATTCCTATTATATCCAAAGCATAAGCTTGTATAATTTACATCCCCAATTATGattttttactaattttttactCTGTAGTATTAATTTAGGTATGAATGTTACATTTATTTTTGAATGCCATGGCATGAATGATTTTTAAATGACATTAACTCAGTCATGTCCCGTGATTGATGTTgattaaacaaaaataattaaggCGAATGATTGTAGAGAGCCTCCAAGTTGTAAGAAAATTTAATCACAGGTTGGCATGCTCTCCCTCACAGCCTGTCAAGTCTTATTCACATGTATCTTTAAGCATTAAAGATAAATTGACTGATAAATTGATTGCCATTAACACACATAATCTTTACATGCTACAATTTTTAGATACTGAACATAACAATTTTTCATTAACTGAGTATGCTGATCCCAATTTATTCTTGATTCTACTAGTATATTTTTTTACACCTATTCTGAATGTGACAAGTGACTTCTATATCTCACGAAGAGGTAACAAATACAGTTGTTATCTCCTGTTTTCTACTTCTGTTTTGGAGGGGTTAGGTGCTTAATTCACTGCTATTTGTGTTTTACTGACCCAGTAAGAGGAAACCTATTATCTCCTTAGGCCCAAGATTAGTATTGCCATCAAACTATGCATAGGTCTATTAATTTGGAACATTGAAAATGACTTAATTGGATCTATGATCTAACGCGGTTGTTTAACTAAGTCCAAAATATGAAGACCAAAATCGCTTGTTTCAAACATTGGAAACTAAATTTAAACGTTAaccaaaagtacaattaaaTCAAAAACCTATTATAAAACCTTGCCCTGTAATCCACACAACTTTACTTTGGACCTATCTATCAAAATCTAATTTCAATTTATCACCTCAAGTTTTTAAACTAGGGGTGGAGAAAAATGATATAATAGAGAAACAAACAAttggatgaaaaaaaaaatagagacaTGAGAATGTTGTATTCAGGAAAACAGAAGAAGCAGTAATGGTTTGTgtattaaaatataaaacagaGAGGAGACAGAGAGATCAGAAATGTAACCTGAAAGATCACAGTAGAGAGTGTTCCTTTCCTCACAAAGCTGGTAGTGGCATTCGGCACCGAAGCGTGAATCATACAGGACAATGATTCCCACATGTTGAGACTCAATGAGTCACCCACAAACATTATCTTCTTACCCCTCCACTTGTTCAAGAAATCTACCCCATTGAACCTGCAACACAGAAACAAACTTTTTATTACATTTGAACATTATTGTGTTCCATTTTGTTATGTGCTATTCTGTTCTATCTTGTTCGGTTCCGTTAGTAAACGCTACCTTACTTTGAATTTCAATCAATGAGTCTCtaatcacaatttttttttacttacaaATGTCAGATTGCAGAACTGTTAACAAAATccattcaccaaacatttttaaaaactaaCACATCATGGAAGTATTTGAACACTACCTGGGTAAGGCACATGAATCAGGCTTCCAAGAGTATTTGAGATACTGGTTGTCTGGTCTTCCATACTTTTGGCAATTAAACTCAGAATCAATGAAGGGACAGGTTGAGGAGTCATAGAGAGGTTGTGAAGGGTCAATCACCCAACTTCCAAAGAACAAATTACACCTGCCCAATTCCTTTCTACTTCTTATGAGACTCTTACTTTTGGACTTTGCTGCACCAGCAACAATAAAAGCTAGGCTACACAGAGAGAACAAAAACAAGACATGGACCTTGAAAGTGAAACCCATGTGGGACTAAAAATACTATGTCGGGTtccaaaactgagaataagagAATAACTTGTATTGTCGatgatatatatagatagaagAACCAACAAGGTTTAACACGGTTGGTAGATAGCTGAGTTCCTTAAACATCTATTTGATGGTTCGATACCTTGGTGATATTAGTAAAGACCTACTACTTAATGTTATCTCACAACTTAAACGAATATAGGATTGAGGAAGTCAACAAAATGCAGTGGCTTGTTGTGGTGGGTTCACATGGAGTGGTGCTAGAGAACACTGATTTTAATTTTGCTACATGAGCTGGGGGATCTTGGATGGATTCGTGAGTGGTAGTAGGATTTGAAATTGTGGAGATTGTTTTATGTTGATAATCGAATGTCACTACACTACATTATTGAGGATGAATTGTTCTTTAGCCTTCCCCTTGTTTGCACCATGTCACGGGCACGACCAATTTCTATGATAATATTAGATGTGCTTGAATCTTGTGTCTTCAAGATAAACTATTAAATTTACCGGTCCCTTTGTTTGGACCCGAGCCCCGCGAACACTCTTTGGACACACAACTTTTATGGGATTTTGACCGAAACAAATTGTGaagtgagaaaaaaatataaaatgtgaTTTGTGGAGGCTAAGATCTCCGCAAATTTTGCGTAAAAAACACAAATGTGGAATTTGTGGTGAGCACAAATCATTTCTATATGTTTTCTAATAACTTCATAGTCTGTTGTTATAAAAATTCACCACAAAGCCTATATGTCCAAAGGATGTCTGTATTGCAATGGAATCCGAAAATCATTTTTCTAAATTTGTAAAGCTAATGGTGGGCATTTAACTTTCATTAAGCTTACATCACATTTACATCCATtgtaaaaaagagaaaaatatattaataacgGTAAAGAGAATGGTATTGAAAAATCATCATCCATAAGTTCATAGAATACACTTCCTCTCTCCTTTCACGATCTCTAACCATGTTAATATTATGTTACTCTAATTTAACCATTTAAGGGTTTTTAGTTTGAACAGATTAATTAGGTTTTCTCTACTTGATTTTTGTTGAGCTTTTCATTTCATCATTTAGTTTTCTTTTGACATAATTTGTTGATAATCTTTGGAGACAGGGCCGTCCAattcaatcaacaatcagaTGAGTAACCGATTCAATATAACCAAAAAATCGTAGGATGAAAGACCCGGTAAAGAATTGGTCAACCCATTTTACTTAGGCGGCGGTGATGAGCTGAAATTTTCTAATAATTGCAATTAAGAGGGGATATTTAGTTAAcatctaatttttattttaagataTTGTTTTCAATTTATGATTAAATTAGAGTAACATAAGTTATTCATACATTTAAGttcaattttaaatctaaatgtATTTAAGATCCTCTCCATCactaatttaagaaaaaaaattatcttacaTTACTTCAAGATACCCATTTGATAGAATATAAATAT
This window harbors:
- the LOC130711473 gene encoding protein trichome birefringence-like 38, with the translated sequence MGFTFKVHVLFLFSLCSLAFIVAGAAKSKSKSLIRSRKELGRCNLFFGSWVIDPSQPLYDSSTCPFIDSEFNCQKYGRPDNQYLKYSWKPDSCALPRFNGVDFLNKWRGKKIMFVGDSLSLNMWESLSCMIHASVPNATTSFVRKGTLSTVIFQDYGVSIQLYRTPYLVDIVREDVGAVLALDSIQQANAWTDLDMLIFNSWHWWTHTGDSQGWDYIRNGSNLVKDMDRLEAFYQGLTTWARWVDLNVDPTKTKVFFQGISPTHYQGQEWNQPKKSCSGQIEPLSGSSYPAGLPPPTTIVNKVLKNMKKPVYLLDITLLSQLRKDAHPSAYGGNQGGNDCSHWCLPGLPDTWNELLNAALM
- the LOC130711474 gene encoding uncharacterized protein LOC130711474; this encodes MGDKKKKAQMFVKLVSAAGTGFFYVKRKPRQFTEKLEFRKFDPRVNKHVLFTEAKMK